A region of the Candidatus Uhrbacteria bacterium genome:
ATCTTCCGGCTTCATGTCTTTTGGAATCGTGGCATTCACTTTTCCGTGTTTGACGTAGTTGCCGTATTTACCGCTGTGGAGCGTGATCGGTTTATTATCTTCCGGATGTTTACCGATTTCCTTGCCAACACCGCCGCCACGAGTGCCTTTAGGCTGAGCGAGCATTTCAAGGGCTCTTTCAAGCGTAATCGTTAAAACGTCGTCCGGCTCCTTAATCGATCTAAAGTCGCCGTCATGGACGATATAGGGCCCGAAACGGCCTAAGCCGGCGCGGATCTCTTTGCCAGTATCTTCCTTAACTCCGAGAAGTCGAGGAAGAGCGAGGATGGAGAGGGCTTTGTTGAAATCGAGCGTTTCGAGAGGGATCGTCTTTGGGATGCTGGCGCGTTTAGGTTTCTTTTTAGAATCCTCGACTTCTTCACCGAGCTGGAGATATGGGCCGTAAGAACCGGTGCGCAAGAAGATTGGCAAGCCAGACTCCGGGTCCATGCCAAGCGAGGTTGGTCCTTGCTGAGCGCTCTTCAAGACTGTGTCGACAGCTTCTTTTGTGGCTTCACCCGGAAACATATCGGGTGGGAGGGATGCTTTGATCGGCGCGCCCGTGTTAGGAAGTGTCGACTCGACGTATGGACCAAACTTACCAACCTTAACGGAGTAGCCTTCCAATTCCGGAATGATAATCTTCTTTGCTTCTTCCGGATTAATGTTCTCGAGCTCATCGTTAATGCGATTGCGTAAGCCTTTATCGCCGAGATAGAAGTTGCGGAGATAGGGAAGCCACTCTTCTTTTCCTTCTGCGATTTTGTCGAGTGATTTTTCCATCGTTGAGGTGAAGGTTACGTCGACGAGATCGGAAAGATGCTTCTCGAGCAATTGGGTTACGGCAAAAGCCGTGAAGCTCGGGATAAGGGCGCTGCCTTGTTTGGCGACATAGCCACGATCAAGCAGCGTCGAGATCGTTGCAGCGTAGGTACTTGGGCGGCCGATGCCTTCTTTTTCCATGAACTGAATGAGCGAAGCTTCCGTAAAGCGTGCCGGCGGCTTGGTTTCGTGGGCGAGCGGCTTGGTTTCAACGCAGCTTGGTTGATCGCCGGTTTTTAACTCAGGAAGTGCTTTTTCACGTTCTTCCAAAGCTTGCTCGACATCGTCGGCGCCTTCTACGTAGGCGCGCAAAAATCCAGGGAACAGGATTTTCATTCCTGAGGCACTAAATTCATTTTTGTCAGCAACGATGCGAGCGGAAATCTGCAGTTGCTCAGCATCTTTCATCTGCGATGCCATCGTACGCATCCAAATCAATTCGTAGACATCATGTTCGCTGCCGGAGAGACCGGTTTCGTGAGGTGCGGTAAAGGTCAAGCTCGGACGAATGGCCTCGTGAGCTTCTTGCGCGCCGGCTGCGGCCGCGTGATGTTTTGCCTCGCCAATAAACTCGGCGCCGAAACGCGAGGTGATGCCGCTCTTAATGCCTTTGACCGCTTCTGCCGACAAATTGACCGAGTCGGTACGCATGTAGGTGATGAAACCTTTTTCGTAGAGCGATTGCGCGACGCGCATCGTGTCGCGCGAAGACAGACCGATTTTACGGTTGGATTCTTGCTGGAGCGTAGAAGTTGTGAATGGAGCCGGTGCTTTGCGCTTGGTTTCTTTTTGTGTGACATCCGTTACGTTCCAATCGGCTTTGCGCGTGGAATCGGCGATGGCTTTGGAAGTTGCTTCGTCGAGCAATAAAATATCCTTGGCATCAGCTCTGAGTGTGCCGGTGTTTTCATCAAAGTCTTTTCCGTTGGCGACACGTTTTCCATCGACAAGAACGAGCTTGGCCTCAAACTTTGTTTTATCTTTCTCAAGTTCTGCGAGGACATCCCAGTAGGAGCCTTTGCGGAAAGCCATTCGCAGCCGTTCACGGTCGACAATTGCTTTGAGCGATGAAGATTGAACGCGGCCGGCGGATAGTCCAAAGGCGATTTTCTTCCAGAGAACAGGGGACACCGTGTAACCGACGAGACGGTCGAGAATACGGCGCGCTTCTTGCGCATGAACAAGATTTTCGTCGATGTCGCGCGGGTGTGCGAGAGCAGCATCGATAGCGGTCTTGGTGATTTCATGGAAGACCATGCGCTTCACCGGAACCTTGGGCTTCAAAAGCTGCAAGAGGTGCCAGGAGATGCTTTCTCCTTCTCTGTCCTCGTCAGTCGCCAGATAGATGTCATCGGCGTTTTTAAGCAGCCGCTTGATTTCTGCAACGGTTTTGGCTTTCTTTGGGCTGATGACGTAAAGCGGTGCAAAGTCGTTTTCAACATCGACGCCAAGCTTACCGAAATCGGTTTTTTTGTATTGTTCCGGAACTTCGTCTTGCGAAGACGGAAGGTCACGAACATGACCCATGGAGGCGATCACCTCGTAGTCCTTGCCCAAGAACTTGCGGATGGTTTTGGCTTTGGTCGGGGACTCAACGATTACTAAATGCATAGGGCAGGTTTCAGTGGTCAGGTTTCAGTTTTTAGTAGGGAGGAGATTAGTCCATTCATGATCTTGGAAATCTCGTTGATATCTTGTAGTAGAGCACTTACTTCCAGCGAATACAAATCCTTTATGATTAAGATTTGTGTTTCTATTTCTGCGAGTGAGCCGTGCGCTGTTCTTACAAAGTGCAGGAAATCCTTTCTTGTACCACGCTTTGAACCTTCCGCTATGTTAGAAGGAACTGATATAGCTGATCGTCTCAGTTGATTTTTTAAGCCGAATTCTTCTTTACTCGGTATTTTTTCAAGCAGTAAGTAGATGCTTTTTGTGAGCAGCATGCTTTTCTGCCAAACAATTAAGTCCTTGAAACTTTTGATTGTTTTGTTGCCAGTTGGTCGATTCGCTACTGAAACCTGACCACTGACACCTGAAAACTGTGTAGACATATATATAAGACAAAGGTCATTTATGCAAACGTGAGGACGTTCGAGACCAGAATTGTCCGCCAAGTTGAGCCACATATCCCTTCATCTCGAGTAGCGAGAGATGGGCGCTGGTTGTCGCCGAATCGAGGTTGGCTTGGGTTGCGAGATCATCGATATGGATATGACCGTTTACCAGGGCGAGAATATGACTTTCTTGGGCGGTCAGAGGCATGGAAGCTCGTACTTGCGAGACGAGTTCCGGCCGATCGAGTTTTAAGGAATCAAGAATATCTTGGGCATTTGTGCAGGCTTTGGCGCCGAGCGATAAGAGCCGATTGCAGCCCATAGAAACATCCGACCAAATTGATCCGGGGACAGCCAGGACTTCACGATTATATTCAAGCGCGAGCTTTGCCGTGATAAGAGAACCGCTGCTTTCATTAGCTTCGATCACTAGCGTTGCCGGAGTCCAGCCGGCGATGAGGCGATTTCTGCGCGGGAAGGCGTGCTTGAAGGAGGGCGATCCGGGTGGATTTTCCGAGATGATCGCTCCGCCGTTTTCTAAAATTCTATGCGCGAGCTTGAGATGTTCCCGTGGGTATATCGTGGGCTCGTCGATTCCGGTGCCGAGGATTGCGATCGTGTAGCCGCCTGCTTCAAGAGCTGTCGTGTGTGCTTCTCCGTCGATACCAAGCGCAAGTCCGGAAACGATTCCAATGCCGGCGCTTACAAGTCCGCGCACGATTTCTTGCGTTGCACGGCGACCGTAGGAAGTGCAACGACGTGTGCCGACAATCGAGACGCACGGAATATCTTGTAATATTCCACGCAAGTACAATCCGTTTGGCGGATTGCTTATTTGACGGAGCAACGGCGGATAACGCGCGTCGCTAATCGAGAGCATTTCAATGTTATTTGGAAGCACTCTCTACTCCGTTGTATCAAAATTAAAATTATGTCAAGGGGATATCCTTAAAACAAAACGCCCGCTGGTGGCGGGTGTTTTGTATTGGTTTGGCAACAATTGCAGACTTGGTACTCCTC
Encoded here:
- the topA gene encoding type I DNA topoisomerase; amino-acid sequence: MHLVIVESPTKAKTIRKFLGKDYEVIASMGHVRDLPSSQDEVPEQYKKTDFGKLGVDVENDFAPLYVISPKKAKTVAEIKRLLKNADDIYLATDEDREGESISWHLLQLLKPKVPVKRMVFHEITKTAIDAALAHPRDIDENLVHAQEARRILDRLVGYTVSPVLWKKIAFGLSAGRVQSSSLKAIVDRERLRMAFRKGSYWDVLAELEKDKTKFEAKLVLVDGKRVANGKDFDENTGTLRADAKDILLLDEATSKAIADSTRKADWNVTDVTQKETKRKAPAPFTTSTLQQESNRKIGLSSRDTMRVAQSLYEKGFITYMRTDSVNLSAEAVKGIKSGITSRFGAEFIGEAKHHAAAAGAQEAHEAIRPSLTFTAPHETGLSGSEHDVYELIWMRTMASQMKDAEQLQISARIVADKNEFSASGMKILFPGFLRAYVEGADDVEQALEEREKALPELKTGDQPSCVETKPLAHETKPPARFTEASLIQFMEKEGIGRPSTYAATISTLLDRGYVAKQGSALIPSFTAFAVTQLLEKHLSDLVDVTFTSTMEKSLDKIAEGKEEWLPYLRNFYLGDKGLRNRINDELENINPEEAKKIIIPELEGYSVKVGKFGPYVESTLPNTGAPIKASLPPDMFPGEATKEAVDTVLKSAQQGPTSLGMDPESGLPIFLRTGSYGPYLQLGEEVEDSKKKPKRASIPKTIPLETLDFNKALSILALPRLLGVKEDTGKEIRAGLGRFGPYIVHDGDFRSIKEPDDVLTITLERALEMLAQPKGTRGGGVGKEIGKHPEDNKPITLHSGKYGNYVKHGKVNATIPKDMKPEDVTLEKAIELIAERAAKGPAKSKTKRAPRKKKTPAE
- a CDS encoding four helix bundle protein, giving the protein MKSFKDLIVWQKSMLLTKSIYLLLEKIPSKEEFGLKNQLRRSAISVPSNIAEGSKRGTRKDFLHFVRTAHGSLAEIETQILIIKDLYSLEVSALLQDINEISKIMNGLISSLLKTET
- the dprA gene encoding DNA-protecting protein DprA, which produces MLPNNIEMLSISDARYPPLLRQISNPPNGLYLRGILQDIPCVSIVGTRRCTSYGRRATQEIVRGLVSAGIGIVSGLALGIDGEAHTTALEAGGYTIAILGTGIDEPTIYPREHLKLAHRILENGGAIISENPPGSPSFKHAFPRRNRLIAGWTPATLVIEANESSGSLITAKLALEYNREVLAVPGSIWSDVSMGCNRLLSLGAKACTNAQDILDSLKLDRPELVSQVRASMPLTAQESHILALVNGHIHIDDLATQANLDSATTSAHLSLLEMKGYVAQLGGQFWSRTSSRLHK